One stretch of Hymenobacter chitinivorans DSM 11115 DNA includes these proteins:
- the mutL gene encoding DNA mismatch repair endonuclease MutL: MADVIQLLPEYLANQIAAGEVVQRPASVVKELLENAVDAKATQVQLIVKEAGKQLVQVVDNGAGMSPTDARMSLERHATSKIRTTEDLFKIRTLGFRGEALASIAAVAQVELRTKQRDQDTGTLLLIEGSQVMSQQPVACPDGTSISVKNLFYNVPARRNFLKTNAVEMRHILDEFQHVALSNPQIAFSLYQNDLEVFNLPAGKLSQRIVALLGNGYKEQLAQCEEVTPFISVKGYIGKPESAKKSRGDQFFFVNNRFIRSAYLNHAVLAAYEGLLPKDTHPFYVLFLELDPKAIDINVHPTKTEIKFEDEKTVYAIVRAAVKQSLGLHNMAPSLDFEGDVNFAPIQPLRASPHANPFGDDYRPDALASAAARAAAPAPKEGGKSGGSSERQLPPRPTEQAKRDLEAFYKSLGQTIVPDLPEADAPAAVEKFEKATNSVVISTPVPPQQAAPELPLPEQTAGPGNRVVQINQQYLVVPVKSGMMLIDQVAARERILYEQYAQALERQSGSSQTLLFPRTVTFTPQDFAILREVSAALHDLGFRFNEFGPNTIAVEGIPADVANRDERELLEGLIEQFRTHAGPVRLDRREQLVRALARRLATNSDNARLSDVEMTALVDRLFACAVPSYTPDGRRTLVLLEVNQLQDLFRKP, encoded by the coding sequence ATGGCGGATGTAATTCAGTTGCTCCCCGAATACCTTGCCAACCAGATTGCGGCAGGAGAGGTGGTCCAGCGTCCGGCGTCGGTAGTCAAAGAGCTACTCGAAAACGCCGTCGACGCCAAGGCCACGCAGGTGCAGCTCATTGTGAAAGAAGCGGGCAAACAGCTCGTGCAGGTCGTCGACAACGGCGCGGGCATGTCGCCCACCGATGCGCGCATGAGCCTGGAGCGGCACGCTACCAGTAAGATTCGCACCACCGAAGACTTATTTAAAATCCGGACTCTGGGTTTCCGTGGCGAGGCCCTGGCCTCCATTGCGGCCGTGGCCCAGGTGGAGCTGCGCACCAAGCAGCGCGACCAGGACACGGGCACGCTGCTGCTCATCGAAGGCTCCCAAGTGATGAGCCAGCAGCCCGTGGCCTGCCCCGACGGCACCAGCATCAGCGTCAAGAACCTGTTCTATAACGTGCCGGCCCGGCGCAATTTCTTGAAAACCAACGCGGTGGAAATGCGCCACATCCTGGACGAGTTCCAGCACGTGGCCCTGTCGAACCCGCAGATTGCTTTTTCGCTCTACCAGAACGATTTGGAGGTCTTCAACCTGCCCGCCGGCAAGCTCAGCCAGCGCATCGTGGCCTTGCTCGGCAACGGCTACAAGGAGCAGCTGGCCCAGTGCGAGGAAGTCACGCCCTTTATTTCGGTGAAAGGCTACATCGGTAAGCCCGAGTCGGCTAAGAAAAGCCGGGGCGACCAGTTTTTCTTCGTCAACAACCGCTTTATCCGCTCGGCTTACCTCAACCACGCCGTGCTGGCCGCCTACGAAGGCCTGCTGCCCAAAGACACCCACCCGTTCTACGTGCTGTTTCTGGAGCTCGACCCCAAGGCCATCGACATTAACGTGCACCCGACTAAAACGGAAATCAAGTTCGAGGACGAGAAAACCGTGTACGCCATTGTGCGGGCCGCCGTCAAGCAGAGCCTGGGGCTGCACAACATGGCTCCGTCCCTGGACTTCGAGGGCGACGTGAACTTCGCGCCCATTCAGCCGCTACGGGCCTCACCCCACGCCAACCCCTTCGGCGACGACTACCGCCCCGACGCCCTGGCTTCGGCCGCGGCCCGGGCCGCGGCACCGGCGCCCAAGGAAGGCGGCAAGAGTGGGGGCAGCTCGGAGCGGCAGTTGCCGCCCCGGCCCACCGAGCAGGCCAAGCGCGACCTAGAGGCATTTTATAAGTCGTTGGGCCAGACCATCGTGCCCGATTTGCCGGAGGCCGACGCCCCGGCCGCGGTGGAGAAATTCGAAAAAGCTACCAACTCGGTGGTGATTTCGACGCCGGTGCCGCCCCAGCAGGCCGCGCCCGAGCTGCCCCTGCCCGAGCAAACTGCCGGCCCCGGCAACCGCGTGGTCCAGATCAACCAGCAGTACCTGGTGGTGCCGGTGAAGTCGGGCATGATGCTCATTGACCAGGTGGCGGCCCGGGAGCGGATTCTGTACGAGCAGTACGCCCAGGCCCTGGAACGGCAGAGCGGCAGCTCCCAGACCCTGCTGTTTCCGCGCACGGTCACCTTCACGCCCCAGGACTTTGCCATTCTGCGCGAAGTATCAGCGGCTCTGCACGATTTGGGCTTCCGCTTCAACGAGTTCGGGCCCAATACCATTGCCGTGGAAGGCATTCCGGCTGATGTGGCCAACCGCGACGAGCGGGAATTACTTGAAGGCCTCATCGAGCAGTTTCGCACCCACGCCGGCCCCGTGCGCCTCGACCGGCGCGAGCAGCTGGTACGGGCCCTGGCCCGCCGCTTGGCCACCAACAGCGACAATGCCCGCCTCTCGGACGTGGAAATGACGGCTCTGGTGGACCGGCTGTTTGCCTGCGCCGTGCCCAGCTACACTCCCGACGGCCGCCGGACCCTGGTGCTGTTGGAAGTAAACCAGCTGCAGGACCTTTTCCGTAAACCCTGA
- a CDS encoding rhomboid family intramembrane serine protease, giving the protein MLNLTPTVRVLLFINLGVYLLQTQLGQQLNLLALYPIGSEHFQPWQFVTYMFMHGGLGHLFSNMFGLFSFGPLLEQRWGGNRFLAFWLICGIGAGVLYSGVRHYELNRMHQDIEAFRQEPTDVNLQDFVEHNMEEYAAAFAPVIRQLHQTPDDTRLIQGALTSIQQMYTSSFNSSMVGASGAVFGLLFAFGYLFPNTVLMLLFPPIPLKAKYFVGLYALYELYSGIHRVPGDNVAHFAHLGGLLIGFIVLKFWERGRTRFY; this is encoded by the coding sequence ATGCTCAACCTGACCCCCACGGTACGCGTCCTGCTTTTTATCAACCTTGGCGTGTACCTGCTGCAAACCCAGCTGGGCCAGCAGTTGAATCTGCTGGCGTTGTACCCCATTGGCTCCGAACACTTCCAGCCCTGGCAGTTCGTCACTTATATGTTCATGCACGGCGGGTTGGGGCACCTGTTTTCCAATATGTTCGGCCTGTTTTCCTTCGGGCCGCTGCTGGAGCAGCGCTGGGGCGGCAACCGGTTTCTGGCGTTCTGGTTGATTTGCGGCATTGGGGCCGGGGTGCTGTATTCGGGGGTGCGCCACTACGAGCTGAACCGCATGCACCAGGATATTGAGGCATTTCGGCAGGAACCCACGGATGTAAATCTGCAGGACTTCGTGGAACACAATATGGAGGAATACGCCGCCGCTTTTGCGCCCGTGATTCGGCAGCTGCACCAAACCCCCGACGATACCCGGCTGATTCAGGGGGCCCTGACTTCCATTCAGCAGATGTATACCAGTAGCTTCAACTCGTCCATGGTAGGCGCTTCCGGAGCTGTCTTCGGGTTGTTGTTCGCCTTTGGCTATCTGTTCCCGAATACGGTGCTGATGCTGCTCTTTCCGCCCATCCCGCTCAAGGCAAAATACTTTGTGGGCCTCTACGCGCTGTATGAGCTCTATAGCGGCATTCACCGGGTGCCGGGCGACAATGTGGCGCACTTTGCCCACTTGGGTGGATTGTTGATTGGGTTTATTGTGTTAAAATTCTGGGAGCGGGGTCGGACTCGCTTCTACTAG
- a CDS encoding rhomboid family intramembrane serine protease, translated as MSIVNDIRTAFSRRDNALNQLLLINVLVFAAFILLRTVMFLLTQDKNGHLPVLEWLAVPSVPGTLLTRPWTLLTYSFIHFDFFHILFNLLNLYWFGALVREYLGDRRLVSLYVLGALCGAILYVLALNLIPALRGGPAILFGASASVTAIIVAAATLMPDYTFNVILIGPVRIKYIAAVLVLVSIAGINGNNPGGMLAHLGGALLGFVFIRQLQAGRDLGRPVQAVGDFVGNVVSGRPRMSVTHRSRAAEAPAPKKSNLARPEQEEIDLILDKISRSGYESLSKEEKQKLFKASQK; from the coding sequence ATGAGTATTGTCAACGATATCCGTACTGCCTTCAGCCGGCGCGACAACGCGTTGAATCAGCTGCTGCTGATCAACGTGCTGGTATTCGCGGCCTTTATTCTGCTGCGGACGGTGATGTTTCTACTGACCCAGGATAAGAACGGCCACCTGCCGGTGCTGGAATGGCTGGCCGTGCCTTCGGTGCCGGGCACGCTGCTCACCCGCCCCTGGACGCTGCTTACCTACAGCTTCATCCACTTCGATTTCTTCCACATCCTGTTCAACCTGCTGAACCTGTACTGGTTTGGGGCCCTGGTGCGCGAGTACCTCGGCGACCGGCGCCTGGTGAGCCTCTACGTGCTCGGCGCTTTGTGCGGGGCTATACTGTACGTATTGGCGCTTAACCTGATTCCGGCCCTGCGTGGCGGCCCGGCCATTCTGTTTGGGGCTTCGGCCAGCGTCACGGCCATCATCGTGGCCGCCGCTACCCTCATGCCCGACTACACTTTCAACGTGATTCTGATTGGGCCGGTACGCATCAAGTACATTGCCGCCGTGCTGGTGCTGGTGTCCATTGCCGGCATCAACGGCAACAACCCTGGCGGCATGCTAGCTCACCTGGGCGGGGCTTTGCTGGGCTTCGTCTTTATCCGGCAGCTGCAGGCCGGCCGCGACCTGGGCCGCCCCGTGCAGGCCGTCGGCGACTTTGTGGGCAATGTGGTATCGGGAAGGCCGCGCATGAGCGTGACGCACCGCAGCCGCGCCGCCGAAGCTCCGGCACCCAAGAAAAGCAACCTGGCCCGCCCCGAGCAGGAGGAAATTGACCTGATTCTGGACAAGATTTCCCGCTCCGGCTACGAAAGCCTGTCGAAGGAGGAAAAGCAGAAGCTATTTAAAGCCAGCCAAAAATAG
- a CDS encoding DNA alkylation repair protein: protein MTATALETTLTKLADPVRAGLLQRFFKTGPGEYGAGDQFLGLTLPQQRQVAREFRQLPLSEVEQLLASPWHELRQTALIIWTLQFQKAGPAGRQAIHEAYLRHRRRVNNWNLVDITCPLLIGTYLLDQDRTLLRELAAEEHLWSQRMSIVSTLAFIRKNQFADTFNVAEQLLSHPHDLIHKATGWMLREVGKRNEDALEEFLADHARQMPRTMLRYALEKLPADRRRHYMQQ from the coding sequence ATGACTGCCACCGCCCTGGAAACGACTCTGACCAAGCTTGCCGACCCGGTGCGGGCCGGGCTGTTGCAGCGGTTTTTCAAGACCGGCCCCGGTGAATATGGCGCCGGTGACCAGTTTTTGGGGCTTACGCTGCCCCAGCAGCGGCAGGTGGCCCGGGAGTTTCGGCAGCTACCTTTGAGCGAAGTAGAGCAGTTACTGGCCAGCCCCTGGCACGAGCTGCGCCAAACGGCGCTGATTATCTGGACGCTGCAATTTCAGAAAGCCGGCCCAGCCGGGCGGCAGGCCATTCACGAAGCCTACCTGCGCCACCGCCGACGCGTCAACAACTGGAACCTGGTGGATATTACTTGCCCGCTGCTCATCGGAACCTACTTGCTGGACCAGGACCGGACGTTGCTCCGCGAGTTGGCCGCCGAGGAGCACTTGTGGAGCCAGCGCATGAGCATTGTTTCGACCCTGGCCTTTATTCGCAAAAACCAGTTTGCCGACACGTTCAACGTGGCCGAGCAGCTCCTCTCCCACCCCCACGACCTGATTCACAAGGCTACCGGCTGGATGCTACGGGAAGTGGGCAAGCGCAACGAGGATGCGCTGGAGGAGTTCCTGGCCGACCACGCCCGGCAGATGCCCCGCACCATGCTGCGCTATGCCCTGGAGAAGCTGCCCGCCGACCGGCGCCGACACTATATGCAGCAATGA
- a CDS encoding macro domain-containing protein, translating into MHFNFIDTNQEVTQAWQRVFADVDNVTIQHGSIFDAPCDAIVSPANSFGFMNGGIDFSISKHLGWHLEKELQQIIREQFFGELLVGQAAILPTGSTLFPYLISAPTMRTPMTITRGPNVYQCMKALLLLLEHGTLPSGEPVKSVVRSVAVPGLGTGVGQVRPLVCARQMRLAWEDVMQRKYATKAGWEQLRSNYAYFYTHNEQDITYDIP; encoded by the coding sequence ATGCACTTTAACTTTATTGACACCAACCAGGAGGTTACCCAGGCCTGGCAACGCGTATTTGCCGACGTTGACAACGTAACCATTCAGCACGGCTCCATCTTCGACGCTCCGTGCGACGCCATTGTAAGCCCGGCCAACAGCTTCGGCTTCATGAACGGCGGCATCGACTTCTCCATCTCCAAGCACCTGGGCTGGCACCTCGAAAAAGAGCTGCAGCAGATTATCCGGGAGCAGTTTTTTGGGGAGCTGCTGGTGGGGCAGGCGGCCATCCTGCCCACGGGCAGCACCCTGTTTCCCTACCTGATTTCGGCCCCCACCATGCGTACGCCCATGACCATCACGCGGGGCCCCAACGTGTACCAGTGCATGAAAGCCCTGCTGCTACTGCTCGAGCACGGCACGTTGCCCTCGGGCGAGCCGGTCAAGTCGGTCGTGCGCAGCGTGGCCGTGCCGGGTTTGGGCACCGGCGTAGGGCAGGTCCGGCCCCTGGTGTGCGCCCGGCAGATGCGCCTAGCCTGGGAAGACGTGATGCAGCGCAAGTACGCCACCAAGGCCGGCTGGGAGCAGTTGCGCTCCAACTACGCCTATTTCTACACCCACAACGAGCAGGATATCACCTACGATATTCCCTAA
- the mdh gene encoding malate dehydrogenase, translating to MKVTVVGAGNVGATCADVLATREIANEVVLVDIKEGFAEGKALDIWQKAPIIGYDTRTVGVTNDYSRTADSDVVVITSGLPRKPGMSRDDLISTNAGIVKTVTEQVVKYSPNAIIIVVSNPLDVMTYQAHLTSGLPREKVFGMAGILDTARYRAFLAEALNVSPKDIQAVLMGGHGDTMVPLPRYTTVGGIPVTELIGKAELDAIVQRTAVGGGELVKLMGTSAWYAPGAAAAQMVEAIVRDQRRVFPVCIELQGEYGINGVYLGAPVILGKNGIEKVIELQLNDEEKAMLETSRGHVKEVMDALDNMSKASA from the coding sequence ATGAAAGTTACCGTAGTTGGGGCTGGCAACGTGGGCGCTACTTGCGCCGACGTATTAGCCACCCGCGAAATCGCCAACGAAGTAGTTCTGGTTGACATTAAAGAAGGCTTCGCCGAAGGCAAAGCGCTGGATATTTGGCAGAAGGCTCCCATTATCGGTTACGACACCCGCACCGTGGGCGTCACCAACGACTACAGCCGCACAGCTGATTCTGACGTGGTAGTCATCACCTCGGGTTTGCCCCGCAAGCCCGGCATGAGCCGTGACGACCTGATTTCGACCAACGCCGGCATCGTGAAGACGGTAACCGAGCAGGTAGTGAAATACTCGCCCAACGCCATCATCATCGTGGTGTCGAACCCGCTGGACGTGATGACCTACCAGGCCCACCTCACTTCGGGCTTGCCCCGCGAGAAGGTGTTCGGCATGGCCGGCATCCTGGACACGGCCCGCTACCGTGCCTTCCTGGCTGAGGCGCTCAACGTAAGCCCCAAGGACATTCAGGCCGTGCTCATGGGTGGCCACGGCGACACCATGGTGCCCCTGCCCCGCTACACCACCGTGGGCGGCATTCCCGTAACCGAACTGATCGGTAAAGCTGAGCTCGACGCCATCGTGCAGCGCACTGCCGTGGGTGGTGGCGAGCTGGTGAAGCTGATGGGCACTTCGGCCTGGTATGCTCCCGGTGCCGCTGCGGCTCAAATGGTAGAAGCCATCGTGCGCGACCAGCGCCGCGTGTTCCCCGTGTGCATCGAGCTGCAGGGCGAATACGGCATCAATGGCGTGTACCTGGGCGCTCCGGTTATCCTGGGCAAGAACGGTATCGAGAAAGTAATTGAGCTCCAGCTCAACGACGAGGAGAAAGCCATGCTCGAAACCTCGCGCGGCCACGTGAAAGAAGTGATGGACGCCCTGGACAACATGAGCAAGGCCAGCGCCTAA
- the tilS gene encoding tRNA lysidine(34) synthetase TilS, with translation MLERVRQFITEQELFDPATDYLLVAVSGGMDSVVLADVLHRLEIKFAIAHCHFGLRGEEADADEEFVRKLAKKYEVPYFAEFFQTKEFAAQEGISTQMAARTLRYAWFERIRQTQQLDYIATAHHQRDAAETMLLNLTHGTGLAGLHGIKAKNGHIVRPLLGVGKEDLYDYLVENRLIWREDASNDSTLYQRNRLRHDVLPVLRDINPNLDQTLQITAERVGGAEEILRRYVEETQTQARRDEAEVVYLNIPTLQRTAATTLVLHELLKPFGFSYLVVKDIVAAFKGESGRRFESPTHLLVKDREQLVIKPRSLTKFGTYQLQAGQTELKAEGLNLRAELTEGAGQEVPRSKQVAALDADKLSFPLTVRRWQEGDWFMPIGMKGKKKLSDFLIDQKVPLNLKDDVRVLVTADQKIAWVIGFRPDERFKLTEETQRVLTVRRM, from the coding sequence ATGCTTGAGCGTGTCCGTCAGTTTATTACAGAGCAGGAGCTTTTCGACCCCGCCACCGACTACCTGCTGGTAGCCGTCAGCGGCGGCATGGACTCGGTGGTGCTGGCCGACGTGCTGCACCGCCTCGAAATCAAGTTTGCCATTGCCCACTGCCACTTTGGGCTGCGCGGCGAAGAAGCCGATGCCGACGAGGAATTTGTGCGCAAGCTGGCCAAAAAGTACGAAGTGCCCTACTTCGCCGAGTTCTTCCAGACCAAAGAGTTTGCTGCCCAGGAAGGAATTTCGACCCAGATGGCGGCCCGCACCCTGCGCTACGCCTGGTTTGAGCGGATCCGCCAAACTCAGCAGCTCGACTACATTGCTACGGCCCACCACCAGCGCGACGCGGCCGAAACCATGCTGCTCAACCTCACCCACGGCACCGGGCTGGCCGGTTTGCACGGCATCAAGGCCAAAAACGGCCACATCGTCCGGCCCCTGCTGGGCGTGGGCAAAGAAGATTTGTACGATTACCTGGTCGAGAACCGGCTGATCTGGCGCGAGGATGCCTCTAATGACAGCACGCTCTACCAGCGCAACCGCCTGCGCCACGACGTGCTGCCGGTGCTGCGCGACATCAACCCCAACCTCGACCAAACCCTGCAGATTACGGCCGAGCGGGTGGGCGGGGCCGAAGAAATCCTGCGCCGCTACGTGGAGGAAACCCAGACCCAGGCCCGGCGCGACGAAGCCGAAGTGGTGTACCTCAACATCCCGACCCTGCAGCGCACGGCCGCCACTACGCTCGTGCTGCACGAGCTGCTCAAGCCCTTTGGCTTCTCTTACCTGGTGGTGAAAGACATTGTGGCTGCCTTCAAGGGCGAGTCGGGCCGGCGGTTTGAGTCGCCGACCCACCTGCTGGTCAAGGACCGGGAACAGCTGGTCATTAAGCCCCGCAGCCTGACCAAATTCGGTACCTACCAGCTGCAGGCCGGCCAAACCGAGCTCAAAGCCGAGGGCCTCAACCTGCGGGCCGAGCTGACGGAAGGCGCCGGTCAGGAAGTGCCGCGCAGCAAACAGGTGGCGGCCCTGGATGCCGATAAGCTCAGCTTCCCGCTTACGGTGCGGCGCTGGCAGGAGGGCGACTGGTTTATGCCCATTGGCATGAAGGGCAAAAAGAAGCTGTCCGACTTTCTCATCGACCAGAAAGTACCGCTCAATCTCAAGGACGACGTGCGCGTGCTCGTCACGGCCGACCAGAAGATTGCCTGGGTTATCGGCTTCCGCCCCGACGAGCGGTTTAAACTTACCGAGGAAACTCAGCGCGTGCTGACGGTGCGCCGGATGTAG